In the Candidatus Hydrogenedentota bacterium genome, CCTGTTTGAGCCCGAGGCCTACGGCCGCATCGGCGACTGGGAGCGCGTGAAGCCCGGGGCCTTCACCCAGACCTACGCCCGCTGGGCCAACCCCGCCCTGCCCATGATCTGGGCCGAGGCCGGGGTCCATGTGTGGGACATGGCGTCCATGTCCGTCCCGGAGGACAAGCTCGCCTTCCAGGAGCGGTTCTACACCGACTTCTACCGGATGGTCCTTGAGAGCGGGGCGGACGGCGTCCTCTGGTGGTGGTACCCCGGAGGCTTCCGGTCCAACGAGAACAGTGACTACGGCGTGATCAACCCCGACGGCACGGACCGTCCGGTGACGGCGGTGATCCGCAAACACGCCCCGCTGGTGGAGAACGCCCCCGACCCCGCGCCGGAGGATCTGCGGCTCGCCTTTGACCGCGACAGCCACACCAACGGCCTGTCCGGGGTGTACACCGCCCTGCAGGGGGAGTACTGGGACGCCGTGACGGCGGGGAAGACCCCCGGCCTGCGCACGGAGGGCACGGGCACCACATCGGCGGACTGCCCGCTCGTGGCCGTCGGCAACCGTCCCTGCACCGGGTCAAACCCGCCCAAATATCTTGATGCGTTTTTTGATGCCGTTCTGACCGGCGGAGGAAAACTGCTGGAGAGCGGCGCGACGGTGTCCGCCGCCGACCTGTCGCAGACCCCCTTCCTGGTGGTGACCCTGACCAATCTTGGCGAGGCCGCCCTGCTGGGCGGCGTGGACGCGGCGGGCCCCGGGACCGTCATGCTGACCGTGACGGCGGGAGGGGCGGCGGAGTCCGTGCCCCTGCCCCGGACGCTGGCCCGGTTCGAGCGGACCCGCGTGCGCGTGCCCCTGCCGAAGGGATGGCAGGCCCCCTGCGACTTGGTCCTCTCGCTGGAGGCGCGGGAACGGACGCCCTTCGGGCCGCGTCCCCGGATTTCGGTTGCCCCCTGAGGTGTGCTGAAAACACACGCGGGCGCGGGGAAGACTCCCCGCGCCCGCAATCTTTGGGCGTCCGCCGGAATCAGCGGATGTAGTCGTTGAGGATATTCTCCAGGTACTCCTGGCGGCCGCTGACGATCTTCGGCTCGCCGTTCTTGACGGTGTACGCCTCCAGATCGGCGAAGCCCACCTTGCCCTCCTCAATCAGCTTGCCGATGCCCTTGTTCCACCCGGCGTAGCGCTTCTGGACGAACTTCTCGATGGCCTTGTCCTTCATCAGGCGCGCGGCGATCTTGAGGCCCCGGGCGAAGCAGTCCATCGCGCCGATGTGCGCGTGGAACAGGTCTTCGGTGTCAATGGACTGGCGGCGGATGTGCGCGTCGAAGTTGAGGCCGCCCGTCTTGAACCCGCCGTACTTCGTGATGATGTACATCGCGAGGGAGGTCTCGTAGAGGTTCGTCGGGAACTGGTCGGTGTCCCAGCCGAGCATCTCGTCGCCCCGGTTGGCGTCCACGGACCCGAGGATATTGTTGGCCCCGGCGTACTCCAGCTCGTGCAGCAGCGTGTGCCCCGCCAGCGTGGCGTGGTTCGCCTCGATGTTGAACTTGAACACGTCGGCCAGCCCGTACTTCTGGAGGAAGGCGTGGCAGCTCGCCGAGTCGAAGTCGTACTGGTGCTTCGTCGGCTCCTTCGGCTTGGGCTCGATGTAGAACTGGCCCTTGAACCCGATCTTCTTCGCGTAGTCCACCGCCATGTTCAGGAACAGGCCCAGGTGGTCCAGCTCGCGGCCCATGTCGGTGTTCAGGAGGGTCTCATAGCCCTCGCGGCCGCCCCAGAACACATAGCCCTGGCCGCCGAGATACTTGGTGACCTCAAGGGCCTTCTTGACCTTCGTGGCCGCGAAGGCGAACACGTCCGGGGAGGGGTTCGTGGACGCGCCGGACATGAACCGGGGGTGCGAAAAGAGATTGCAGGTGCCCCAGAGGAGCTTCACGCCCGTCTCCTCCTGCTTCTTCTTCGCCAGCTTCACGATGTGGTCGAGACGCTTGTTTGTCTCGGCCAGCGTGTCCGCCTCCGGCGAGATGTCCGTGTCGTGGAAGCACCAGAAGCCCACGCCCAGCTTCGTGAAGAACTCGAAGGCCGCGTCCAGCGTCTGCTCGGCGACCTGGAGGGGGCTGTCGCCCGTGTTGTAGGCGCGGTTGTAGACCGGCGCGCCGAACATGTCGGCGCCGGCCGACTTGAAGGTGTGCCAGTAGCACACGGCAAAGCGCAGGTGGTCGGCCATGGTCTTCCCCATGACCTTTTCCTTCGGGTTGTAGTGCTTGAAGGACAGCGGGTTCTTGGAATCCGGCCCCTCATACTTCACCTTGCTCTGGACTTCGGGGAAATAGACGGTCATGCCATGGTCTCCTGTTTTTGGCGGTCTCAGTTGCTGCGTGCCCCACCGGACTCCTTGGGGAAGGGCGGGACTTCTTTTAGGAACGCGCTCCACCATACCCCCGATTCCCGCCCCGTTGCAAGCGCCGAATAATTCCAGGGGCCCCGGCGTTTCCGTACAGGCGGCGCGCGGAACGCGTCCCCAGGCAAGGAGCCGCAGCGTGGAAAAGAAGAAGGCGAAAGAGGACGGGTGCGTGGTGTTCTGCGGGGGGAAGGGCTGCCGGAAGGCCGGCGGGGACCGCGTGCGCAAGGAGCTCGAAAAACTTGCGGAAAAGGAAAAAGTGCGCCTGACCGTCGCAGAGACGGACGACTGCATGGGGAAATGCCCCCAGGGGCCCGTAGCCGTGGTGTGGCCCGCCGGGAAATGCTGCGTCGAACTCTCCAAAAAGGACGCCGAAAACCTGCTGGAACTGGCCACCGCCAGGAAAGGCGAGTAGGCGCTGCTTCCCTGATTCCCGAATATCACGCCGTGAGAACCGGGGCCGTGGCGGGCAAGAGATGGCTTTGCTTGGCTGCCAAGAAAGAGCAGGGTTTGCCGGGGCAGCCGCACCCTGGGATCGCCAAGCTTCCCCTTGGCTTTCGGGGAAACACGGATCGAACAGGCCCGCGCGGAAGAACCCAAGAGGCCAGGCTGGAGCCTGGCGAT is a window encoding:
- a CDS encoding (2Fe-2S) ferredoxin domain-containing protein; translation: MEKKKAKEDGCVVFCGGKGCRKAGGDRVRKELEKLAEKEKVRLTVAETDDCMGKCPQGPVAVVWPAGKCCVELSKKDAENLLELATARKGE
- the xylA gene encoding xylose isomerase, translated to MTVYFPEVQSKVKYEGPDSKNPLSFKHYNPKEKVMGKTMADHLRFAVCYWHTFKSAGADMFGAPVYNRAYNTGDSPLQVAEQTLDAAFEFFTKLGVGFWCFHDTDISPEADTLAETNKRLDHIVKLAKKKQEETGVKLLWGTCNLFSHPRFMSGASTNPSPDVFAFAATKVKKALEVTKYLGGQGYVFWGGREGYETLLNTDMGRELDHLGLFLNMAVDYAKKIGFKGQFYIEPKPKEPTKHQYDFDSASCHAFLQKYGLADVFKFNIEANHATLAGHTLLHELEYAGANNILGSVDANRGDEMLGWDTDQFPTNLYETSLAMYIITKYGGFKTGGLNFDAHIRRQSIDTEDLFHAHIGAMDCFARGLKIAARLMKDKAIEKFVQKRYAGWNKGIGKLIEEGKVGFADLEAYTVKNGEPKIVSGRQEYLENILNDYIR